The following proteins come from a genomic window of Enterococcus gilvus ATCC BAA-350:
- the glpK gene encoding glycerol kinase GlpK, which yields MESYIMSIDQGTTSSRAIVFDKAGKEVSSSQKEFTQHFPKPGWVEHDANEIWNSVQSVIAGALIEGGLKPSQIEGIGITNQRETTVIWEKETGHPIYNAIVWQSKQTSDIADDLKEQGHSEMIQKKTGLLIDSYFSATKVKWILDHVDGSRERAKKGELLFGTIDTWLVWKLTGGKVHVSDYTNASRTMLYNIYDLEWDQEILDLLDIPREMLPEVKSNSEIYGHTEDYHFYGNQVPIGGMAGDQQAALVGQLAFDKGMVKNTYGTGAFIVMNTGEKPILSENGLLTTIGYGIDGKVTYAIEGSIFVAGSAIQWLRDGLRMFNNAPESEDYAKRVDSSENVYVVPAFTGLGAPYWDQQARGAIFGLTRGTTKEHFIRATLESLAYQTADVVNTMAKDSGTDIKLLRVDGGASKNDLLMQFQADILQTPVERAPYLETTALGVAYLAGLAVGYWKDIDEIKKFAADGRRFDPSMDKEVTDDLYEGWQEAVQATMQYKHKPKEN from the coding sequence ATGGAGTCTTATATCATGTCAATCGATCAAGGAACAACGTCAAGCAGGGCAATCGTTTTCGACAAAGCAGGTAAGGAGGTAAGTTCTTCTCAAAAAGAATTTACGCAGCATTTTCCAAAACCAGGCTGGGTAGAGCATGATGCAAACGAGATTTGGAACTCGGTACAATCAGTCATCGCCGGAGCATTGATCGAAGGCGGATTGAAGCCAAGTCAAATCGAAGGAATCGGAATCACGAACCAACGTGAAACAACGGTCATCTGGGAAAAAGAAACAGGGCACCCGATCTACAATGCGATCGTCTGGCAATCAAAACAAACAAGCGACATTGCGGACGACTTGAAGGAACAAGGTCATTCTGAAATGATCCAGAAGAAGACAGGATTATTGATCGACTCCTACTTCTCAGCCACCAAAGTGAAATGGATCTTAGATCATGTCGACGGTTCACGTGAACGTGCGAAAAAGGGTGAGCTGTTATTTGGAACGATCGACACTTGGCTCGTATGGAAACTGACAGGCGGAAAGGTCCATGTTTCTGACTACACAAATGCCAGCCGTACCATGCTGTATAACATTTATGACTTGGAATGGGATCAAGAAATTTTGGACTTATTAGATATTCCGAGAGAGATGCTGCCAGAAGTAAAATCAAATTCTGAAATTTACGGGCACACTGAGGACTATCATTTCTACGGCAATCAAGTACCGATCGGCGGAATGGCCGGAGACCAACAAGCGGCATTAGTCGGTCAATTGGCGTTCGATAAAGGAATGGTCAAAAATACCTATGGCACAGGGGCCTTTATCGTCATGAATACTGGTGAAAAGCCGATTCTTTCTGAGAACGGGTTATTGACGACGATCGGGTATGGGATCGATGGAAAAGTGACCTATGCCATCGAAGGAAGTATCTTCGTAGCCGGCTCGGCGATCCAATGGCTGCGTGATGGCTTAAGAATGTTCAATAACGCGCCAGAATCAGAGGATTATGCGAAACGTGTCGACAGCAGTGAAAATGTGTATGTCGTTCCTGCATTTACAGGGCTAGGTGCTCCTTACTGGGATCAGCAGGCTCGAGGGGCGATCTTCGGCTTGACGCGTGGAACAACGAAAGAGCACTTTATCCGTGCAACATTAGAATCACTGGCGTACCAAACGGCCGATGTCGTAAATACGATGGCGAAAGATTCTGGCACAGACATCAAGCTGTTACGTGTCGATGGCGGCGCATCGAAGAATGATTTATTGATGCAATTCCAAGCAGACATTCTTCAAACACCAGTAGAACGTGCGCCTTATTTGGAAACGACCGCTTTGGGAGTAGCGTATCTTGCCGGATTAGCTGTCGGCTACTGGAAAGACATAGATGAAATCAAGAAATTCGCAGCAGATGGTCGACGTTTTGACCCTTCAATGGATAAAGAAGTTACTGATGATCTTTACGAAGGTTGGCAAGAAGCCGTACAGGCGACCATGCAATACAAACATAAACCAAAAGAAAACTAA
- the pnuC gene encoding nicotinamide riboside transporter PnuC, translating into MLNYFKFLLHQLKGWPQQNYYLFFFSLGCQVMTLVNQPMNALTVITFIGTTLGVLCILSINAAKSVNGVLGIISAICFIYVGYSAKNYLSIGEQIAYMITLDIPVLLSKEWNHNMASKIRKFTGKTWVLAIISTILMYFVSGYLIQRFTDDPRPWIDAIAFSISLSAGIISFLRYNNQYYWWLASGLAQMVLWYISFRHGSASLAMFVNSSVYLINDVLAFTVSPWYNKKERERMQQMEEEYYHLSH; encoded by the coding sequence ATGTTAAACTATTTCAAATTTCTACTTCACCAATTAAAAGGATGGCCGCAACAAAACTATTATCTCTTTTTCTTTAGCTTAGGCTGTCAGGTCATGACACTCGTCAATCAACCGATGAACGCACTTACAGTAATCACCTTTATCGGAACGACATTAGGCGTGTTATGTATTTTGTCCATCAACGCCGCAAAATCAGTCAACGGTGTTTTAGGAATTATTTCAGCCATTTGTTTTATTTACGTCGGATACTCCGCAAAAAATTATTTGAGCATCGGCGAACAAATCGCGTATATGATCACTTTAGATATTCCCGTTTTATTAAGTAAAGAATGGAATCATAACATGGCATCGAAAATTCGTAAATTTACTGGAAAGACATGGGTCCTCGCGATCATCAGCACGATCCTGATGTATTTCGTTTCGGGTTATTTGATCCAGCGCTTTACGGATGATCCGCGTCCTTGGATCGACGCGATCGCCTTTTCAATCAGTTTGAGCGCCGGAATCATTAGTTTCCTACGCTACAACAATCAATATTACTGGTGGCTGGCTTCAGGTCTTGCCCAGATGGTCCTTTGGTATATCTCATTCAGACATGGATCAGCCAGTTTGGCGATGTTCGTCAACAGTTCCGTCTACTTGATCAATGACGTCTTAGCCTTTACCGTTTCTCCTTGGTACAATAAAAAAGAACGGGAACGGATGCAGCAGATGGAAGAAGAATACTACCATTTGAGTCATTAA
- the dhaM gene encoding dihydroxyacetone kinase phosphoryl donor subunit DhaM: MTRGVVLVSHTKEIPEGLKRLIGEVAKDVPVTTAGGLEDGGIGTSMERISQAIEENSADELLAFYDLGSAKMNLEMAIEMTEKKVTLFDTALVESAYTACALLAADVGEADIETQLAALKVK; the protein is encoded by the coding sequence ATGACTAGAGGCGTAGTATTGGTATCACACACAAAAGAAATACCTGAAGGACTGAAACGGTTGATCGGTGAAGTCGCAAAAGATGTTCCTGTTACGACTGCCGGAGGGTTAGAAGACGGCGGCATCGGCACATCAATGGAACGGATCTCTCAAGCGATCGAAGAAAATTCCGCTGACGAGCTCCTTGCTTTTTATGACCTTGGCAGTGCCAAAATGAATTTAGAAATGGCCATCGAAATGACCGAAAAAAAAGTGACGCTCTTTGATACCGCTTTGGTTGAAAGTGCGTACACCGCCTGTGCATTGTTGGCAGCAGATGTCGGAGAAGCCGATATAGAAACGCAACTCGCTGCTTTAAAAGTAAAATAG
- a CDS encoding MarR family winged helix-turn-helix transcriptional regulator: MEQKTESNLKWLGKLSRDYHKELDLELAPLRLNATNYYFIMKIHDHGGLPQEKLITLTGLNGSNVTRTTQKLIDLGFVLKEKNDHDRRGFLLELTEEGNAVYAEIIESVARAQSKFLSLLTSAEQETFEKLLGKLAESE, encoded by the coding sequence ATGGAGCAGAAAACAGAAAGTAACTTGAAATGGTTAGGAAAATTATCGAGAGATTATCATAAAGAGCTTGATCTAGAGCTGGCCCCGTTGCGGTTGAACGCTACAAACTATTACTTTATCATGAAGATCCACGATCACGGAGGATTGCCTCAAGAGAAGTTGATCACACTGACAGGACTTAACGGAAGCAATGTGACGAGAACCACACAGAAATTAATCGATCTAGGATTTGTATTAAAAGAAAAAAACGACCATGATCGGAGAGGCTTTCTACTGGAATTAACCGAAGAAGGAAATGCGGTATATGCTGAAATCATCGAAAGCGTTGCGCGTGCTCAATCCAAGTTTCTCTCCTTGTTAACCTCAGCAGAGCAGGAAACATTTGAAAAACTATTAGGAAAATTAGCTGAGTCAGAATGA
- the dhaL gene encoding dihydroxyacetone kinase subunit DhaL: MFTPDNLRKTLELFNEKIQIKKDYLSELDTPIGDGDHGNNMARGMDAVMAADLSGELPDILKATAMALISKVGGASGPLYGTAMMEMMKASKESSEPEILLNAAIAGIEKRGNSKPGEKTMLDLWVPAVENLNNGTLNPATLEILVEKTKNIKATKGRASYVGERSIGHIDPGAMSSAYLFESMIEAGVFND, encoded by the coding sequence ATGTTTACACCAGATAATTTACGAAAAACCTTAGAACTATTCAATGAAAAAATCCAGATCAAGAAAGACTATTTAAGCGAACTCGATACACCGATCGGCGATGGCGACCATGGAAACAATATGGCTCGCGGGATGGACGCGGTGATGGCTGCGGATCTGTCTGGAGAATTGCCGGACATTTTGAAGGCGACTGCTATGGCGTTGATCAGCAAAGTCGGCGGGGCATCAGGTCCTCTTTACGGGACAGCAATGATGGAAATGATGAAAGCCAGCAAAGAATCAAGTGAACCAGAAATCTTACTAAATGCAGCCATTGCGGGGATCGAAAAACGAGGCAATTCAAAACCTGGTGAAAAAACGATGCTTGATCTATGGGTGCCCGCGGTAGAAAACTTGAACAATGGAACGTTGAATCCAGCAACACTTGAGATCTTAGTCGAAAAAACAAAAAATATCAAAGCAACAAAAGGACGGGCTTCTTATGTCGGCGAACGGTCGATCGGACACATTGATCCTGGCGCCATGTCCTCTGCATATTTATTTGAATCCATGATCGAGGCAGGTGTTTTTAATGACTAG
- a CDS encoding MIP/aquaporin family protein: MDTSMSTQVIGEIIGTMVLVLLGDGVVAGVSLRKTKAEGAGWIAITLGWGAAVTIGAYAAGYMSFAHLNPAVTIGMAIAGKIGWDMVVPYIIGQMIGAIIGAVLVYIHYYPHWKETKDQATILGVFSTGPAIRSLGANLISEIIGTFMLVFALLTFGMGKFGDGLNPIAVGILILVIGLSLGGTTGYAINPARDLGPRIAHAFLPIPNKGDSDWGYSWVPVVGPIIGGILAALLFMALPI; the protein is encoded by the coding sequence ATGGACACAAGTATGTCAACGCAGGTAATTGGAGAAATTATTGGGACCATGGTTTTAGTATTATTAGGTGACGGTGTCGTAGCAGGTGTAAGCTTGCGTAAAACAAAAGCAGAAGGCGCAGGCTGGATCGCGATCACTCTAGGCTGGGGCGCAGCGGTTACGATCGGTGCCTACGCGGCGGGGTATATGTCCTTTGCCCATTTGAATCCTGCTGTAACGATCGGAATGGCGATCGCCGGAAAAATCGGTTGGGATATGGTCGTTCCATACATCATAGGTCAAATGATCGGTGCAATCATTGGTGCAGTTCTTGTTTATATTCATTACTATCCGCATTGGAAAGAAACCAAAGATCAAGCGACCATTCTTGGTGTATTCTCTACTGGCCCAGCGATCCGAAGCTTAGGCGCCAATCTTATCAGTGAAATTATCGGTACCTTCATGTTAGTGTTTGCGTTGCTGACATTTGGCATGGGTAAATTTGGCGATGGACTGAATCCAATCGCTGTTGGTATTTTAATCTTAGTTATCGGGCTGTCTTTAGGTGGGACCACCGGGTATGCGATCAACCCTGCCCGTGACTTAGGTCCGCGGATCGCCCACGCATTCCTGCCGATTCCAAATAAAGGAGACTCTGACTGGGGCTACTCTTGGGTACCCGTAGTCGGTCCGATCATCGGCGGTATTTTAGCAGCATTGTTATTTATGGCGTTGCCAATTTAA
- a CDS encoding deoxynucleoside kinase, whose amino-acid sequence MDETMLLIAGTIGAGKSSLTDMLSQEMNSKPFYENVDDNEVLPLFYSNPEKYTFLLQIFFLNKRFLAMKDALQQADNVLDRSIYEDSLLFHLNADLGRVSADEVLQYDNLMETMLKELEHAAPKKRPDLLVHIKVSFDVMLDRIEKRGREYEQVATNPELLAYYRMVNERYQEWYDNFDICPKIQIDGDRYDFVADPQAAEIVIKQIKEETEKLNLQEPQSSRYSSRRSIEKGIF is encoded by the coding sequence ATGGATGAAACGATGCTATTGATCGCTGGTACGATTGGTGCGGGAAAAAGCAGTCTGACAGATATGTTGTCGCAGGAGATGAACTCGAAGCCATTTTACGAGAATGTGGATGACAACGAAGTGCTGCCATTGTTTTACTCGAATCCAGAAAAATATACGTTTCTGCTTCAAATATTCTTTTTAAATAAACGCTTTTTAGCAATGAAGGACGCATTGCAGCAAGCGGACAATGTTTTGGATCGCTCGATTTACGAAGACAGTCTGTTATTTCATTTGAATGCGGATCTTGGTCGGGTGAGTGCTGACGAGGTTCTCCAGTACGACAATTTGATGGAGACGATGTTGAAGGAATTGGAGCATGCAGCACCGAAAAAACGACCTGATTTACTGGTGCATATCAAGGTTTCTTTTGATGTGATGCTGGATCGGATCGAAAAAAGAGGGCGTGAGTACGAGCAAGTAGCCACGAATCCAGAGCTCTTGGCGTATTATCGAATGGTAAATGAGCGTTACCAAGAATGGTACGACAACTTCGATATTTGTCCAAAAATCCAAATTGATGGGGATCGCTATGATTTTGTCGCTGATCCGCAAGCGGCGGAGATCGTGATCAAACAAATCAAGGAAGAAACCGAAAAACTGAATCTGCAAGAGCCCCAGAGCTCCCGCTATTCTTCAAGAAGAAGTATTGAAAAAGGTATTTTTTAG
- a CDS encoding MFS transporter: MGNTKKGWMLLAIYIATFMTAIESTIVVTAANAISKSFAGDVPISLLFSSYLFSSALATPILSRLADQYGKKRVFLFGLFLFIVGTFLCGISTSFSLLILFRVLQGIGAGGIMPITFALIGDLFDFETRGKIMGLNNSAWGIASLVAPLLGGFLVSQLSWHWVFFINIPFGLLTILIVQFFYKEEKKSSSTKFSFNELKQYLFLTVSLFLVLVGIQVLTTNLGFGGLFFVAGIILLYTFLLSERKQADPVLPIEAFKASGFLLFTMITFLINGVLIGFQVYVPLWIQTEMHLSPTFAGLALLPSSIFFITGSFFSAQLSKRFGRERLLIFCLAVNIAVFAVLGVLPQHAPYLAFLLLACFSGFGIGTTVTTSVLSAQAAATGNNIGAVSGFITLFRTLGQSFMITFFGMIFSLFAHSSLSTTGYHAVFFSAALIVLISLLLVYFATRITKEKTPN, translated from the coding sequence ATGGGCAACACAAAAAAAGGATGGATGTTACTGGCGATCTATATTGCGACCTTTATGACAGCGATCGAATCCACCATCGTCGTGACGGCGGCGAACGCGATCTCGAAAAGCTTCGCTGGCGATGTTCCTATTTCTTTATTATTCTCGAGTTATCTATTTTCTAGTGCCTTAGCAACACCGATTTTAAGCCGACTGGCTGATCAATATGGGAAGAAACGAGTTTTTCTATTCGGACTTTTCTTGTTTATCGTCGGAACTTTTTTATGCGGCATTTCGACATCCTTTTCTTTGCTGATTCTCTTTCGGGTGCTCCAAGGAATCGGCGCTGGCGGCATTATGCCCATCACCTTTGCCTTGATTGGTGATTTGTTCGATTTTGAGACGCGCGGGAAGATCATGGGATTGAATAATTCGGCTTGGGGGATCGCTTCTTTGGTTGCCCCGCTACTTGGCGGCTTCTTAGTCAGCCAGCTAAGTTGGCATTGGGTCTTCTTTATCAATATTCCTTTTGGTCTTTTGACGATCTTGATCGTTCAGTTCTTTTATAAGGAAGAAAAAAAATCTTCTTCAACGAAATTCTCATTTAATGAACTGAAACAATATTTGTTTTTAACGGTCAGTCTGTTTCTTGTACTCGTTGGCATTCAAGTACTGACTACGAATCTCGGATTCGGCGGACTTTTCTTCGTCGCGGGCATCATCCTTCTGTACACATTCCTTCTTAGTGAAAGAAAGCAAGCAGACCCTGTTTTGCCCATCGAAGCGTTCAAGGCTTCCGGATTTCTGTTATTTACAATGATCACTTTTTTGATCAACGGGGTATTGATTGGCTTTCAAGTTTATGTGCCTTTATGGATTCAAACGGAAATGCACCTGTCTCCAACCTTTGCTGGATTGGCGCTTTTACCGTCCTCCATTTTCTTCATTACCGGTTCGTTCTTTTCCGCCCAGCTTAGCAAGCGCTTCGGTAGGGAACGCTTATTGATTTTCTGTTTGGCGGTCAATATCGCGGTATTTGCGGTTTTAGGTGTACTGCCTCAACACGCACCTTATCTTGCCTTTCTCCTTTTGGCTTGTTTCTCAGGTTTTGGCATTGGGACGACGGTTACGACCAGCGTATTATCCGCACAAGCGGCTGCGACTGGTAACAATATTGGCGCAGTATCGGGATTTATCACGCTCTTTCGAACACTCGGACAAAGCTTCATGATCACCTTCTTCGGCATGATCTTTTCCCTTTTTGCACATTCATCTCTTTCGACCACGGGCTATCACGCCGTCTTTTTCTCGGCAGCATTGATCGTACTAATCAGCCTGTTACTCGTCTATTTTGCGACACGAATCACCAAGGAAAAAACACCGAACTAA
- the dhaK gene encoding dihydroxyacetone kinase subunit DhaK, giving the protein MKKIINDPKNVVEEMVSGLVGAYPDYVKQVPETLVVARSDEYDQVALVSGGGSGHEPSHAGFVGDGMLSAAVCGQVFTSPTPDQIHEAIKATDKGKGTLMIVKNYSGDVMNFDMAKDLAEMDDIEVDSVLVDDDIAVEDSTYTQGRRGVAGTVLVHKILGAMAREGKSISELASYGKALVEDIKTVGIALSGATVPEVGKPGFVLADDEIEFGVGIHGEPGYRREKIKPSHAIAEEIISKLKAEFKWQEGDKYGLFVNGMGATPLMELFILFNDSKKILAEDGLDLAFSKVGNYMTSLEMAGASITMIKLDDERVRLLNEPVHTIAW; this is encoded by the coding sequence GTGAAAAAAATTATCAATGATCCAAAGAATGTTGTGGAAGAAATGGTCAGCGGATTAGTTGGCGCGTATCCAGATTATGTAAAGCAAGTACCGGAAACATTAGTTGTTGCACGTAGTGATGAGTATGATCAAGTGGCATTGGTCAGCGGCGGCGGAAGCGGTCATGAACCTTCTCATGCAGGGTTTGTTGGGGATGGTATGTTAAGTGCCGCAGTTTGTGGTCAGGTCTTCACTTCGCCAACTCCCGATCAAATCCATGAAGCCATCAAAGCAACTGATAAAGGCAAAGGCACATTAATGATCGTTAAAAATTATTCAGGCGATGTCATGAATTTTGATATGGCAAAAGATTTGGCAGAAATGGATGATATTGAAGTCGATTCTGTTTTGGTAGATGATGACATTGCTGTAGAAGACAGTACCTATACACAAGGTCGGCGCGGTGTAGCTGGGACCGTATTGGTTCATAAAATTTTAGGTGCCATGGCCCGTGAAGGAAAATCTATTTCTGAATTGGCAAGCTACGGAAAAGCGTTAGTAGAAGATATAAAAACAGTCGGCATCGCGTTATCTGGAGCGACTGTCCCAGAAGTGGGCAAGCCAGGATTTGTTTTAGCAGATGACGAAATCGAGTTTGGTGTAGGAATCCATGGGGAACCTGGGTATCGCCGTGAAAAGATCAAACCTTCTCACGCGATCGCCGAAGAGATCATCAGTAAATTGAAAGCAGAATTCAAGTGGCAAGAAGGCGATAAATACGGATTATTCGTTAACGGGATGGGCGCAACGCCATTGATGGAGCTGTTCATTTTATTCAATGACAGTAAAAAGATTTTGGCGGAAGACGGCCTCGATCTTGCTTTCAGTAAAGTTGGAAACTACATGACTTCGTTGGAGATGGCCGGAGCATCCATCACGATGATCAAATTAGACGACGAACGTGTGCGCTTATTGAATGAACCCGTTCACACGATTGCTTGGTAA
- a CDS encoding sensor histidine kinase, translated as MRYLYQQLLAFWLIIILTIVLIGLSFTNINRRTLVAQNYNQIRDYIDSVERNLSHPEENLPDTFSSPYNALTREEHLRFYLYNAEVILANQGIKFVLLDNNKSVIYSSTEFKILDSLLNNEEWEIIRTGRSLEKTIKYDLRGEPSQTSYILSGRFDQDQFYGVLIAAKSARDLENSQKLITDNLLKGFVISLLFGGAISFALATRQVKKINDLKRAVNQITNRNFEITVEEEKGKDEFNELAHDFNKMAVALQDNEKEIIRQEELRKQFMANTSHEMRTPLTTIKGLLEGLKYNAIPETQKDKAIVLMQNETDRLIRLVKQNLDYETIRSHQITLTMCSFDGTDVLRNILTQFQETADAVNDRLSLLNEQPIEVYADRDRFIQIMVNVIQNAIQFTDNGEIKVDLRETDSTVLVSVEDTGIGMTEEEQKNIWDRYYKADPSRKNTKLGESGLGLSIVKELIQLHGGSIDVSSQKEVGTLFVIRLPKKTLEKDKQ; from the coding sequence ATGCGTTATTTGTATCAACAGCTTTTAGCATTTTGGCTGATTATTATTTTGACGATCGTTTTGATCGGTCTTTCTTTCACGAATATTAACCGACGCACGTTGGTGGCTCAAAATTACAATCAAATTCGAGATTATATCGATTCTGTTGAACGTAATTTGAGTCATCCAGAAGAAAATTTACCGGATACGTTCTCTAGTCCTTACAATGCACTGACCAGAGAAGAACACCTACGCTTCTATTTATATAACGCTGAGGTCATCCTTGCGAATCAAGGAATCAAGTTTGTATTGCTGGATAATAACAAATCTGTCATTTATTCTTCCACAGAGTTCAAAATTTTAGATTCCCTATTAAATAACGAAGAATGGGAAATCATTCGAACGGGAAGAAGCCTTGAGAAAACGATCAAGTACGACCTGAGAGGCGAACCGAGTCAAACGTCCTACATTTTATCAGGACGATTTGACCAAGATCAATTTTACGGGGTCTTGATCGCAGCGAAATCAGCCCGAGATTTGGAAAATAGTCAGAAGCTGATTACGGACAATCTATTGAAGGGATTTGTTATTTCATTATTGTTTGGCGGCGCTATCAGTTTTGCCCTTGCGACACGTCAGGTGAAGAAGATCAACGATTTGAAGCGGGCAGTCAACCAAATCACGAATCGAAATTTTGAGATCACGGTGGAAGAGGAAAAAGGAAAAGATGAGTTCAATGAATTAGCACATGATTTCAATAAAATGGCGGTGGCTTTGCAGGACAATGAAAAGGAAATCATTCGCCAAGAAGAGCTGCGCAAGCAATTTATGGCAAACACGTCCCACGAAATGCGCACCCCATTGACGACGATCAAAGGTCTGCTGGAGGGATTGAAATACAATGCGATCCCTGAAACGCAAAAGGATAAAGCCATTGTGCTGATGCAAAATGAGACGGATCGGCTGATTCGCTTAGTGAAGCAAAATTTGGATTATGAAACCATACGCAGCCATCAGATTACCTTAACGATGTGTTCTTTTGATGGAACGGACGTATTAAGAAACATTCTGACGCAATTTCAAGAAACGGCCGACGCTGTGAATGACCGCTTGAGCTTGCTGAATGAGCAGCCGATCGAGGTGTACGCCGACCGGGATCGTTTCATCCAGATCATGGTCAATGTGATCCAGAACGCCATCCAATTTACGGACAATGGTGAGATAAAAGTCGACCTGCGAGAAACGGATTCAACGGTTCTTGTCTCTGTGGAAGATACGGGCATCGGGATGACCGAAGAGGAACAAAAAAACATCTGGGATCGTTATTATAAGGCAGATCCCTCTAGAAAAAATACGAAGCTCGGCGAATCTGGTTTGGGACTTTCTATTGTGAAAGAATTGATTCAGCTTCATGGCGGATCGATCGATGTTTCAAGTCAGAAGGAAGTCGGGACCCTGTTTGTGATCCGATTGCCGAAAAAGACGCTGGAGAAAGACAAGCAATAG